One window of the Emcibacter sp. genome contains the following:
- a CDS encoding TauD/TfdA family dioxygenase: MTGAFKAEDIKPKIGSRILNSKEELLSGAHSTAIRDLLEQRGVLVFPKINFNDDEQIAFTRTLGKVAKERSGEEVFPISLDPKVSSGVDYLKGAFYWHFDGTIQPMPILASLLSSKVLPPSGGNTEFANCYAAYEELPEEEKKRIENLKVVHATWNSLLYYEPEPNQEKLKQWIELGEKELPLVWTHKSGRKSLVLGCTAHHVVGVDHKESALLLNGLREWATSEQFHYSHKWSVGDMVMWDNTGTLHRAMPYPMDSGRELHRTKLEGEEPIAA; this comes from the coding sequence ATGACTGGCGCTTTTAAGGCCGAAGATATCAAGCCAAAAATCGGATCTCGAATCCTCAACAGCAAGGAAGAGCTGCTCAGCGGTGCGCATTCCACGGCAATCAGGGATTTGCTGGAACAGCGGGGTGTGCTCGTTTTTCCAAAGATTAACTTTAATGATGATGAGCAGATTGCCTTTACCAGGACCCTCGGCAAGGTTGCGAAAGAGCGTAGCGGTGAAGAAGTCTTTCCGATTTCTCTTGACCCCAAAGTTTCCTCAGGTGTGGATTATCTGAAAGGCGCTTTTTACTGGCACTTTGATGGCACCATCCAGCCGATGCCGATCCTGGCTTCCCTGTTGAGTTCCAAGGTTCTTCCGCCCTCAGGCGGTAATACCGAGTTTGCCAACTGCTATGCGGCTTACGAAGAGCTTCCCGAGGAAGAGAAAAAACGGATTGAAAATCTGAAGGTCGTTCATGCAACCTGGAATTCCCTTCTTTACTACGAGCCGGAGCCGAACCAGGAAAAGCTCAAGCAGTGGATCGAGCTTGGTGAGAAAGAGCTGCCGCTCGTCTGGACCCATAAATCCGGTCGCAAGTCCCTGGTTCTGGGCTGCACAGCGCATCACGTGGTCGGTGTAGACCATAAAGAGAGCGCTCTTTTGCTTAATGGTCTGCGGGAATGGGCGACCAGCGAACAGTTCCATTACAGCCATAAATGGTCAGTGGGCGATATGGTGATGTGGGACAATACCGGCACCCTGCACCGTGCCATGCCTTACCCGATGGACAGTGGTCGCGAACTGCACCGCACCAAGCTGGAAGGTGAAGAGCCCATCGCGGCTTAA
- a CDS encoding LLM class flavin-dependent oxidoreductase, producing the protein MVKSWAFEFFPNPHAHGGEESAEIDPKLEQDYWNFYMDLWVSAEALGFDGLLLSEHHFGGGYSPSPNILLPAIAQRTKNIRLGVMGNVLPYHTPWRLLEEFAMLDNLTGGRLEIGTSAGIPAELAMVGMSPAEGRARYEESIEVIDKGLKNGVINHKGKYWKIENLPVVPPFAQKPEPPKWTTVISVESARKAAARGSKIATGFISTDKVKEVFDNYKEAAAQAGLEAGPDQLGLRRQVIIDATSVPSEKAEGYKEAFVDMVAAFDKRVIAPGRKALDSDGAHGYAFGDDEFISGSPKEVAEQINDQCERSGAGHFQVVFAGHQSLEELAMSWKLYGEEVIPLLK; encoded by the coding sequence ATGGTTAAGTCATGGGCTTTCGAATTTTTCCCCAATCCCCATGCTCATGGAGGCGAAGAATCCGCTGAGATCGACCCCAAGCTGGAGCAGGATTACTGGAATTTTTACATGGACCTTTGGGTCAGCGCAGAAGCCTTGGGATTTGATGGTCTGCTTCTGAGTGAGCATCACTTTGGCGGCGGTTACAGCCCGTCCCCGAACATCCTGTTGCCGGCAATTGCCCAGCGGACCAAAAACATACGTCTCGGCGTGATGGGTAACGTTCTGCCTTATCACACGCCCTGGCGTCTGTTGGAAGAGTTCGCCATGCTGGATAACCTGACCGGCGGTCGTCTTGAAATCGGTACTTCTGCCGGTATTCCTGCAGAGCTGGCTATGGTTGGCATGTCTCCCGCTGAAGGCCGGGCCCGTTACGAAGAATCCATCGAGGTAATCGACAAGGGTCTGAAAAACGGTGTGATTAACCACAAAGGGAAATACTGGAAAATTGAAAACCTGCCGGTTGTTCCCCCGTTCGCACAAAAGCCTGAGCCGCCGAAATGGACCACCGTAATCAGTGTTGAATCTGCCCGCAAGGCCGCGGCACGTGGTTCCAAGATTGCCACCGGCTTTATCTCCACCGACAAGGTAAAAGAAGTCTTTGACAACTACAAGGAAGCGGCTGCTCAAGCAGGCCTTGAGGCCGGACCGGATCAGTTGGGTCTGCGGCGTCAGGTTATCATCGATGCGACGTCAGTGCCCAGCGAGAAAGCCGAAGGGTATAAAGAGGCCTTTGTTGACATGGTTGCCGCCTTCGACAAGCGCGTTATTGCCCCGGGCCGCAAGGCGCTGGACTCTGACGGTGCTCATGGCTACGCTTTTGGTGATGATGAGTTCATTAGCGGTTCGCCGAAAGAGGTGGCAGAGCAGATTAACGATCAGTGCGAGCGCAGTGGTGCGGGTCACTTCCAGGTGGTCTTTGCCGGTCATCAGTCACTTGAAGAACTGGCTATGTCCTGGAAACTCTATGGTGAGGAAGTTATTCCTCTGCTGAAATAG
- a CDS encoding alpha/beta hydrolase, which produces MSVEKDVVYHSVNGRELKVDLYRPEGDAIPTRTAVVLIHGGGWILGERGMMAPLASQFAAQGFLAAAVEYRLVREAAWPAQLDDVTTAVRWIADNAGDLGIDADRIVVAGASAGGHLALMAAVELNKESKVAAVLSLFSASELTVSQAHEKGKFNAAMLLGPDASDDAVTAASPYYQVGAGFPPVFVLHGAKDWLIDPVASLRLYEKLNDLGVTAELHIVADAIHEFIEEPGMTGPMVAEIALFLNRVLIEPEKWAAETEEHNIFAKGPEALQAMMAQLLEQTS; this is translated from the coding sequence ATGTCTGTCGAAAAAGATGTTGTTTATCATTCCGTGAACGGCCGTGAACTGAAGGTCGATTTGTACCGGCCTGAAGGGGATGCAATACCTACTCGGACGGCTGTCGTGTTAATACATGGCGGCGGCTGGATTCTGGGTGAACGCGGGATGATGGCGCCGCTTGCTTCCCAGTTTGCAGCGCAGGGTTTCCTGGCGGCAGCTGTTGAATACCGGCTGGTGCGTGAAGCTGCCTGGCCGGCGCAGCTCGACGACGTGACAACAGCGGTGCGCTGGATTGCAGACAATGCGGGTGATCTTGGCATTGATGCTGATCGCATCGTTGTCGCCGGTGCTTCTGCCGGTGGTCATCTTGCTCTGATGGCGGCAGTTGAACTCAATAAGGAGTCCAAAGTAGCTGCAGTTCTTTCGCTCTTCTCCGCTAGTGAGCTCACGGTCTCTCAAGCTCATGAAAAGGGCAAATTCAATGCGGCCATGCTTCTTGGTCCTGATGCGAGCGATGACGCCGTAACTGCAGCGAGCCCCTATTATCAGGTTGGTGCAGGGTTCCCGCCGGTTTTCGTCCTGCACGGAGCCAAAGACTGGCTGATCGACCCGGTAGCAAGCCTGCGTCTTTATGAAAAGCTCAACGATCTCGGTGTCACCGCAGAACTGCATATTGTCGCAGACGCCATTCACGAATTTATTGAAGAGCCGGGCATGACCGGCCCGATGGTCGCCGAAATTGCGCTGTTCCTGAACCGGGTCCTCATCGAGCCGGAGAAATGGGCTGCGGAAACAGAGGAGCACAACATCTTTGCCAAGGGCCCCGAAGCATTGCAGGCGATGATGGCTCAGTTGCTTGAACAGACATCATAA
- a CDS encoding VOC family protein, translated as MKPPEVSGLDHIVLITDNMPGMIEFYGTVLGCPVERELKEFGLVQIRAGKALVDLQESKYAANGPGTDFRRNMEHFCLTLKVWDEDALIAHLRACNISCDAPARRYGAEGYGPSIYINDPDGNRIELKGPAEEGASGAG; from the coding sequence TTGAAGCCACCTGAAGTCTCTGGACTGGATCATATCGTCCTGATCACCGACAATATGCCGGGAATGATCGAATTTTACGGCACTGTTCTGGGCTGCCCGGTAGAACGGGAGTTGAAGGAATTCGGGCTTGTCCAGATAAGGGCGGGAAAGGCCCTGGTTGACCTGCAGGAAAGTAAATATGCCGCCAACGGACCGGGAACCGATTTCAGGCGGAATATGGAACATTTTTGCCTGACGCTGAAAGTATGGGATGAAGATGCGCTGATAGCGCACCTGCGGGCCTGTAACATTTCCTGTGACGCACCGGCCCGTCGTTATGGGGCAGAAGGTTATGGTCCTTCCATTTATATCAACGATCCGGATGGCAATAGAATTGAGCTCAAGGGGCCGGCAGAAGAGGGGGCGTCCGGCGCCGGTTAG
- a CDS encoding DHA2 family efflux MFS transporter permease subunit has protein sequence MNDVQSDSYTPVQRGLVVVSIMLATIIQALDTTIANVALPHMQGSMSATQDQMSWVLTSYLVTSAIMIPPTAAIASRIGYKRLFIISVCGFTIASMLCGLATSLSQIIFFRLLQGAFGAALIPLSQTMMLNMYPKEKHGSAMTIWGIGIMLGPILGPTLGGYLTEYYNWRWVFFINLPIGLLALAGMITFMQESEKEKPRKFDFLGFALLSLSIGALQLMLDRGESQNWFSSAEIIVEATLALVFFYMFLVQMYTVDHPFLDPRLFKDRNFVVGLFILFYVGILLLATMALMPPFLQNLMGYPVLMVGYLLAPRGVGTMIGLILTGRLVSKLDLRLLLLIGQFLIILSLWEMSRFTTEVSSNAIIWTGIIQGIGMGFIIVPLNMAAFATLDPKLRTEGTSIANLIRNIGSSIGISILVTMLARGTQANHAILAENITPFRAAFFQPSLPLNWEWHFESGIIALNAEVTRQAATIAYLNDFYLLMIVTILASPLVLFLKKADHLRTVDTAEAAEMIVD, from the coding sequence ATGAATGATGTCCAGTCAGATAGTTACACTCCCGTCCAGCGTGGCCTGGTCGTGGTCTCCATCATGCTGGCCACCATCATCCAGGCGCTGGATACGACTATCGCCAATGTAGCCCTGCCCCATATGCAGGGCAGTATGTCGGCAACACAGGACCAGATGTCCTGGGTCCTGACTTCCTATCTCGTCACCTCAGCCATTATGATTCCACCGACGGCAGCTATCGCCTCCCGTATCGGCTACAAGCGTTTATTCATCATTTCCGTCTGCGGCTTTACAATTGCCTCCATGCTGTGCGGACTGGCCACATCCCTGTCACAGATCATATTCTTCAGACTGTTACAGGGAGCCTTTGGCGCCGCCCTGATCCCTCTCAGTCAGACCATGATGCTGAATATGTATCCAAAGGAAAAACACGGCAGCGCGATGACAATATGGGGCATTGGTATTATGCTGGGCCCAATTCTCGGCCCGACCCTTGGCGGCTATCTCACGGAATATTACAACTGGCGATGGGTATTTTTTATAAACCTGCCCATCGGCCTTCTCGCACTGGCGGGAATGATTACTTTTATGCAGGAAAGCGAGAAGGAAAAACCAAGAAAGTTTGATTTCCTTGGATTTGCCCTGCTCAGTCTTTCCATTGGCGCCCTGCAGCTTATGCTGGACCGGGGAGAGTCCCAGAACTGGTTTTCATCGGCTGAGATAATCGTTGAAGCAACTCTGGCCCTTGTTTTTTTCTATATGTTCCTTGTCCAGATGTATACGGTTGACCATCCCTTCCTGGACCCCCGTCTCTTCAAGGACAGGAACTTTGTCGTCGGCCTGTTTATCCTGTTTTATGTCGGAATTCTTTTACTTGCGACCATGGCCCTGATGCCGCCGTTTCTGCAAAACCTGATGGGCTACCCCGTCCTGATGGTGGGATATCTGCTGGCGCCCCGGGGAGTGGGAACCATGATAGGTTTAATCCTGACGGGACGGCTTGTATCAAAACTGGATCTCCGGCTGTTACTTCTGATTGGCCAGTTCCTGATTATCCTTTCATTGTGGGAAATGAGCCGCTTTACAACGGAAGTCTCCAGTAACGCCATCATCTGGACCGGCATTATACAAGGTATTGGAATGGGGTTTATCATTGTTCCCCTGAATATGGCGGCTTTCGCCACACTGGATCCAAAATTACGGACCGAAGGCACATCAATTGCAAATCTGATCCGAAATATCGGCAGCAGTATCGGCATTTCTATCCTGGTCACCATGCTGGCCAGGGGCACTCAGGCAAACCATGCCATTCTTGCGGAGAATATTACCCCGTTTCGGGCGGCATTTTTCCAGCCTTCCCTGCCGTTGAACTGGGAATGGCATTTTGAAAGCGGCATCATCGCGCTGAATGCAGAAGTGACACGCCAAGCGGCGACCATTGCCTATCTTAACGACTTCTATCTTCTGATGATCGTGACAATATTGGCGTCCCCTCTCGTTTTGTTCCTGAAAAAAGCCGACCACCTGAGAACAGTTGACACCGCGGAAGCCGCTGAGATGATTGTCGACTGA
- a CDS encoding HlyD family secretion protein: protein MTKNGSPKDQKKQRKAKLRFILLVLGPVFTIFIGGAIYLSGGRYVETENAYVKSDKLMITAEVSGPVTAVPIRENQQVKRGDILFRIDDRPYRIAAEEQEAGLKRVRDDIAGLKAIYRQKQDELELAGTDLAYAKTVLDRQRELVASRNISQNSYDTAKHAYDAAVVKIKVIESERAEVLADLAGDPDIAPEQHPRFLAAKATLDRAQLDLDRTVVRAPFDGIASSAPQVGQQVIGSGALSSPVMTLVNNRDFWVVANFKETDLTNVRPGQDVKIHVDTYPNLVWRGKVESLAQATGAEFSIIPAQNATGNWVKVVQRIPVRIALETGDREAVLRSGMSTTVEIDTGRKRSLGQIISAMFQGSEETTFQTAEAKSGS, encoded by the coding sequence ATGACTAAAAACGGGTCCCCAAAAGATCAGAAAAAACAACGCAAGGCAAAGCTCCGCTTTATCCTGCTTGTCCTTGGCCCTGTGTTCACCATTTTCATCGGTGGCGCAATTTATCTGTCCGGCGGGCGTTATGTGGAAACCGAAAACGCCTACGTAAAATCCGACAAGCTGATGATCACCGCAGAAGTCTCGGGCCCTGTCACCGCCGTCCCGATACGTGAAAACCAGCAGGTCAAAAGAGGCGACATATTGTTTCGCATCGATGACCGTCCCTATCGCATTGCCGCCGAGGAACAGGAAGCCGGGCTCAAACGGGTGCGTGACGACATCGCCGGACTGAAAGCAATTTACCGGCAAAAGCAGGATGAGTTGGAACTGGCCGGGACAGATCTTGCCTATGCCAAAACAGTCCTGGACAGACAAAGAGAGCTTGTTGCATCCCGCAATATTTCCCAAAATAGCTATGACACCGCAAAGCACGCCTATGATGCGGCCGTGGTTAAAATAAAGGTCATTGAGAGCGAAAGAGCCGAGGTACTGGCAGACCTTGCCGGAGACCCGGACATCGCGCCGGAACAACACCCCCGCTTTCTTGCTGCCAAGGCAACTCTTGACCGGGCCCAGCTGGACCTGGACCGGACTGTTGTCCGTGCACCCTTTGACGGCATTGCCAGCAGCGCGCCGCAAGTGGGCCAGCAGGTAATCGGAAGCGGCGCCCTTAGCAGCCCGGTCATGACCCTGGTCAACAACCGGGACTTCTGGGTTGTGGCCAATTTCAAGGAAACCGACCTGACCAATGTGCGGCCCGGCCAGGATGTAAAAATCCATGTGGATACCTATCCAAACCTGGTCTGGCGCGGCAAAGTAGAAAGCCTGGCCCAGGCAACCGGTGCCGAATTCTCCATTATTCCGGCCCAGAATGCCACCGGCAACTGGGTCAAGGTGGTACAACGCATCCCCGTCCGCATTGCCCTGGAAACTGGCGACAGGGAAGCCGTCCTGCGGTCCGGCATGAGTACAACGGTGGAGATCGACACAGGTCGCAAGCGCAGTCTCGGACAAATTATCTCCGCCATGTTTCAGGGATCAGAGGAAACCACCTTTCAGACCGCAGAGGCAAAAAGCGGCTCATGA
- a CDS encoding MarR family winged helix-turn-helix transcriptional regulator — protein MTDPDTSIGFLMTDVSRLLRRNFTRRAQKLGLSQGQWMTLFRIFRQEGVKQVTLAESMEIQPITLARLIDSLQNAGLVDRRRDPDDRRAFRIYLTEKAQPLLKEVQPLLAETKEVALAGFSEKEKTALLQKLSHIKQNLLDAECLSPEQATDRKINKDD, from the coding sequence ATGACCGATCCTGACACAAGTATTGGCTTTCTGATGACCGACGTCTCCCGCCTGTTGCGGCGGAACTTCACACGTCGCGCCCAGAAACTGGGACTTTCGCAGGGCCAATGGATGACCTTGTTTAGAATCTTCCGGCAGGAAGGTGTGAAACAGGTCACTCTGGCGGAAAGCATGGAGATTCAACCCATCACCCTCGCCCGCCTGATCGACAGCCTGCAGAACGCCGGCCTTGTTGACCGGCGCCGGGACCCCGATGACCGGCGGGCCTTCAGGATTTATCTGACGGAAAAGGCTCAACCTCTTCTCAAAGAAGTGCAGCCCCTGTTGGCAGAAACCAAAGAAGTGGCGCTGGCAGGTTTTTCGGAAAAAGAAAAAACCGCGCTGCTACAGAAACTTAGCCACATTAAACAAAATCTACTGGATGCTGAATGCCTTTCCCCGGAACAGGCAACTGACAGGAAAATCAATAAAGATGACTAA